Proteins found in one Aspergillus chevalieri M1 DNA, chromosome 2, nearly complete sequence genomic segment:
- the SEN1 gene encoding putative tRNA-splicing endonuclease (BUSCO:EOG092608AE;~COG:A;~EggNog:ENOG410PFUU;~InterPro:IPR017896,IPR041677,IPR027417,IPR041679, IPR001878,IPR036875,IPR024481;~PFAM:PF12726,PF13086,PF13245,PF13087,PF00580;~go_function: GO:0003676 - nucleic acid binding [Evidence IEA];~go_function: GO:0004386 - helicase activity [Evidence IEA];~go_function: GO:0008270 - zinc ion binding [Evidence IEA]), which produces MECMDGIRELQALPDNVHILCPRQHDDDHGQYDDPNERDESGKTVAELTEEATSRREKFLSCMRILAYSEEGVAELQSWIWRRLDDALEKCDLCIKKYYTGKVWLMEHLKESYDDEDIEKFGRMLDEWDIKRITKNLNVATARLKEVPPQEIALHVLDRASLLSIFETLSCEAMLRNDALLQQYFDEPFRLIQTKRSLKVSDYIPAVTRFLFDPNQNRSFWAIHSWMRYPRPPTTMEFDWAIKEGLLDALRVASQQPPQIAVIQRLWRGMQLVVKRLDKDQITHHLRALEIDPCRLSVDHLAMQSPGLRFLLNTIQTFLEKAPGDFWDAMQTISPKAIIEQIFYNPQFDAFLMQTTDGEPFEKSAMKDMLSWISPFMSSLKGAHQPSACRFLAYQLLQRFQDLRYPNLARYHCFHIGLASLVHTLRRFTDHESSRGSVGRVVLSETLEIVSENINTILKPPNFTVEQGKQQEISSLCMDVIRNTLALECQSLKSDYEIILRYDTLQHGVSTYSAPIWDAVVKHLHEDNKGLSTSALLGILPLVGLEKFPTKGEASQEKRDFNMNYGHLTHFSCQIIERLSDFKPEHLDDLFKSQDTSSALISALFAADLNTYQSAVTLIKNVSGQSARRDAMSHLLQSFFTTTMYGLSWSFRRISNMKTFASAPRMLHTGTDIMDILCDTQTGMLRTRKLADRREILSLQKLWEYLWQALTTIFNETESWHLRGNDKSVMLEFCRDSMQFADLLFDQYSVFIGAVVDADPSQDKTARESFLKPPTTTMSAMVKWLRLKDEYLATTLVGLVAKLLRLLGELSVTTVKEDALGFIEGVAVKSTIKTILTPREKAELVRALEAYYKKPVITASTASLKKQSMITAFAKPADASATASPKSPSDEEFDEEGVSDNILLQLSRSVELNKARVAAENKKKAEKAAKALPAIPKPAAAAPLKPAANVLSFREKREREKEAKKKRDLEQLARLKKNIPARGVAEQTAEQGSGLSGIGVKGKDHSTPAESMMVSSGSESESESEDELDKELFGAKASSKPDAVKAYEESKRLSLKQQAPIKKVKQVRSAKDMRARLAPDLSALHRTILSWDYFANGDLPPNSGTTDYTLVSNAFKDPIDYQRTFEPLLVLEAWQGFQSSKEEGSFKPFEVKVATRLSVDSFVEVSTTMPAMELRDFGLGESDLVLLSKSKTPTNDSAAPHCLARVSGINKKKGTVEIAYRVVPGNPFINSLAPGNGIWGAKITSLTPLEREYGALMALQYYDLCEEIVRAKPSPILKYSDTSLKPIADNYNLNPAQAKAIKSALDNDAFTLIQGPPGSGKTKTIVALVGALLTNVLGDQGTAIARPTTIGNSRPPVRSSTAKKLLVCAPSNAAVDELVMRFKEGVKTVNGRNEKLSVIRLGRSDAINTNVLDVTLDELVNARLGQSNRKDAGERDLQKIYMEHKAADTSFKEVRARMDQCRAQGLPVPAELEREFDLLKKKKTQLSQEIDSARDKNHSAARDADLTRRRIQQEIIDGAHVICATLSGSGHEMFQNLSIEFETVVIDEAAQSIELSALIPLKYGCSKCILVGDPKQLPPTVLSKVASRFQYEQSLFVRMQANHPQDVHLLDTQYRMHPEISAFPSSAFYDGKLQDGPNMGPLRARPWHQSELLTPYRFFDVQGLHQSAAKGHSLINVAELQVAMQLYERLVTDFRAFDFAGKIGIITPYKGQLREMKTRFAARYGNEIFNIVDFNTTDAFQGRESEVIIFSCVRASNKGIGFLSDIRRMNVGLTRAKSSLWVLGNSQSLLQGEFWNKLITNARSRNVYTDGDVLKLLARPQFTGYKNVEMVDVDAPEPLVPSRASSAASVSRPSSVSLGNLPFESPSHSVSASAKGTPPAPLPEGPSGGANGLDDNRMCGYCGSFEHMTPHCDNIDAKEASRGTCYRCQASGHRRYDCTVERCTECGRCGHLASACPSPNSLSKKEKARISREEYSHAQIQKQKSQRQRQKQLGGHDPKIPVIQTSNPPENKKLQPSSKDDHSGGEKRKRPESPTSDNKAARPRKSKEGAPPNVPRGPRHRLDANVPTNTGDLVKPSRDGPAYGPIERAPSGPADLPPRPPQRPPGVRPPPVMRKKKEADPFIRPKRR; this is translated from the exons ATGGAGTGTATGGATGGTATCAG GGAGCTACAAGCCCTCCCTGACAACGTCCACATCCTATGCCCCCGACAACATGACGACGACCACGGACAGTACGACGATCCAAACGAACGAGACGAATCGGGGAAGACAGTCGCGGAGCTCACGGAGGAGGCCACGAGCCGCAGGGAGAAATTTCTGTCGTGCATGCGCATTTTAGCATATAGCGAGGAAGGTGTTGCGGAGCTGCAATCCTGGATCTGGCGAAGATTGGACGATGCGCTCGAGAAATGCGACCTCTGCATTAAGAAATACTACACGGGCAAGGTCTGGCTTATGGAGCATTTGAAGGAGAGTTacgatgatgaagatatcGAGAAATTCGGTCGCATGCTGGACGAGTGGGATATTAAGCGGATCACCAAGAACCTGAATGTTGCGACGGCTCGGTTAAAAGAGGTGCCCCCTCaggaaattgcgcttcatgTGCTCGACCGCGCATCGCTGTTATCGATTTTCGAGACATTGAGCTGTGAAGCTATGCTGCGCAATGATGCCTTGCTACAACAATACTTCGACGAACCTTTTCGCCTGATTCAGACTAAGCGCAGTCTGAAGGTTTCCGATTACATCCCTGCCGTCACTCGTTTTCTGTTCGATCCCAACCAGAACCGCAGTTTCTGGGCTATTCATTCTTGGATGCGGTACCCTCGGCCCCCGACTACGATGGAGTTTGACTGGGCGATTAAAGAGGGTCTTTTGGATGCTCTTAGAGTAGCTTCTCAGCAGCCGCCACAGATCGCTGTTATCCAGAGGCTGTGGCGTGGCATGCAACTCGTAGTGAAGAGGTTGGACAAGGACCAGATCACTCATCATTTACGAGCGCTGGAAATTGATCCTTGCCGTCTCTCTGTGGATCATCTTGCTATGCAGTCGCCTGGTCTTCGTTTCCTTTTGAACACCATCCAGACCTTTTTGGAGAAGGCGCCTGGTGACTTTTGGGATGCCATGCAGACGATTTCCCCCAAAGCGATTATTGAGCAGATTTTCTATAACCCCCAGTTCGATGCGTTCCTTATGCAAACCACCGATGGCGAGCCGTTTGAGAAATCCGCCATGAAGGACATGCTATCGTGGATCAGCCCGTTCATGTCGTCTCTCAAGGGTGCTCATCAGCCATCTGCTTGCAGGTTCCTGGCATATCAGCTCCTCCAACGATTCCAGGACCTGCGCTATCCCAACCTAGCCAGATATCACTGCTTCCATATCGGGTTGGCGAGTCTCGTTCATACTCTTCGAAGATTTACCGACCATGAATCGTCAAGAGGCTCAGTGGGGCGTGTTGTCCTGTCTGAGACGCTTGAGATTGTAAGCGAGAACATTAACACAATCCTGAAGCCTCCGAATTTCACTGTGGAGCAAGGGAAGCAGCAAGAAATCTCCTCGTTATGCATGGACGTCATCCGCAATACATTAGCGCTTGAGTGTCAGTCTCTGAAGAGCGACTACGAAATTATCCTCCGATACGATACCCTTCAGCACGGCGTAAGCACCTATTCGGCACCGATTTGGGATGCGGTTGTCAAGCATCTACATGAAGATAATAAGGGCCTATCTACGTCTGCTCTGCTTGGTATTCTGCCTCTCGTTGGCCTGGAGAAGTTCCCTACAAAGGGCGAAGCCAGCCAGGAGAAGAGGGATTTCAATATGAATTATGGCCATCTTACACATTTTTCATGTCAGATTATTGAACGTCTCTCGGATTTCAAGCCGGAGCATCTCGACGACTTGTTCAAGAGTCAAGATACCAGCAGCGCCCTGATCTCTGCTCTCTTTGCAGCTGATTTGAACACCTACCAGTCAGCGGTGACTCTTATCAAGAATGTTAGCGGCCAGTCTGCTCGACGGGATGCCATGTCCCATTTGCTGCAGTCTTTCTTCACGACTACGATGTACGGACTTAGCTGGTCTTTTCGGCGTATCTCGAACATGAAGACGTTCGCATCCGCCCCCAGGATGCTTCACACTGGTACCGATATCATGGATATTCTATGCGATACTCAGACCGGTATGCTTAGAACTCGGAAGCTCGCGGACCGCAGGGAGATACTTTCCCTTCAGAAGCTCTGGGAGTACCTGTGGCAAGCGTTGACTACGATCTTCAACGAAACGGAATCGTGGCATCTCAGAGGAAACGACAAAAGCGTGATGTTGGAGTTCTGCCGTGACTCTATGCAATTTGCAGATCTCCTTTTTGATCAATATAGCGTTTTCATTGGCGCTGTCGTCGATGCAGACCCGAGCCAGGATAAGACGGCGCGCGAGAGTTTCCTCAAGCCACCGACCACGACTATGAGTGCAATGGTAAAATGGCTTCGGCTTAAAGACGAGTACCTGGCCACGACTTTGGTTGGGCTCGTCGCCAAACTTCTCCGGCTCTTGGGAGAACTCAGCGTGACCACTGTGAAAGAGGATGCCCTCGGTTTCATTGAAGGCGTTGCTGTCAAGTCTACAATCAAAACTATCCTAACGCCACGAGAGAAAGCAGAGTTAGTTCGGGCTCTGGAAGCATACTACAAGAAACCTGTTATCACTGCTTCGACAGCCAGTCTCAAGAAGCAGAGCATGATCACAGCCTTTGCCAAACCAGCCGATGCCTCTGCTACGGCCAGCCCGAAATCTCCTAGTGACGAAGAATTCGATGAGGAAGGTGTCTCTGATAATATTCTGCTGCAGCTTTCTCGCTCCGTCGAACTCAACAAGGCGCGAGTTGCGgcagagaacaagaagaaggcagaGAAAGCGGCCAAGGCTCTACCGGCTATTCCAAagcctgctgctgctgcgccgTTGAAGCCTGCCGCAAATGTCCTGTCGTTCCGTGAGAAGCGCgagagagagaaggaagcgaagaagaagcgtgACCTTGAACAATTGGCGCgattgaagaagaatatcccTGCACGTGGTGTCGCGGAGCAGACCGCTGAGCAGGGATCCGGACTGAGTGGAATTGGTGTCAAGGGTAAAGATCACAGTACACCGGCTGAGAGCATGATGGTCTCTTCTGGCTCAGAATCCGAATCGGAAAGCGAAGATGAACTCGACAAGGAGCTTTTCGGTGCTAAGGCTAGTTCGAAGCCTGATGCAGTCAAGGCCTATGAAGAGAGCAAGAGACTGTCTCTCAAGCAGCAGGCTCCTATCAAGAAGGTCAAGCAAGTGCGATCGGCCAAGGATATGCGTGCTCGTTTGGCACCAGACTTGTCAGCTTTGCATCGGACGATACTGTCTTGGGATTACTTTGCGAATGGTGATTTGCCGCCGAACTCGGGCACTACCGATTACACACTGGTTTCGAATGCGTTTAAAGATCCTATCGATTACCAGCGGACTTTCGAGCCTCTTTTGGTTCTCGAAGCGTGGCAAGGATTCCAGTCTTCGAAGGAAGAGGGTTCCTTCAAACCATTCGAGGTCAAGGTCGCCACGCGTCTATCTGTCGACTCGTTTGTTGAAGTCAGCACTACCATGCCTGCTATGGAGCTCAGGGACTTTGGCCTAGGCGAGTCAGACCTAGTCCTCCTCTCGAAATCGAAAACTCCGACGAATGATTCCGCGGCTCCTCACTGTCTTGCTCGGGTTTCTGGgatcaacaagaagaagggcaCGGTTGAGATTGCGTATCGGGTTGTTCCTGGTAATCCGTTTATTAACTCTCTCGCGCCCGGAAATGGTATTTGGGGCGCGAAGATTACGTCTTTGACTCCCCTTGAGCGTGAATACGGTGCACTCATGGCCTTGCAATATTACGACTTGTGTGAGGAGATTGTGAGGGCAAAGCCTTCGCCCATCCTGAAGTATTCGGATACGTCTCTCAAGCCCATCGCCGACAACTACAATCTCAACCCTGCGCAAGCAAAGGCGATCAAGTCTGCCCTTGATAATGACGCCTTTACTCTGATCCAGGGTCCTCCGGGATCTGGAAAGACCAAGACCATTGTAGCTCTCGTGGGAGCTCTCTTGACCAATGTGCTTGGTGATCAAGGAACGGCGATTGCACGACCAACCACCATTGGCAACTCGCGACCGCCGGTGAGATCGTCTACGGCGAAGAAATTGCTCGTCTGTGCGCCCAGTAACGCCGCCGTCGATGAATTGGTCATGCGTTTCAAGGAAGGTGTGAAGACGGTGAACGGGCGCAACGAGAAGCTCTCCGTAATTCGTCTGGGAAGAAGTGACGCCATCAATACCAATGTGCTCGACGTGACGTTGGATGAATTGGTCAACGCAAGGTTGGGCCAGAGCAACCGTAAAGATGCCGGGGAAAGGGATTTGCAGAAAATTTACATGGAGCACAAGGCTGCTGATACGTCGTTCAAGGAAGTACGGGCTAGAATGGACCAGTGTAGAGCACAAGGCCTGCCTGTTCCGGCTGAGTTGGAGCGGGAGTTTGACCTCctcaagaaaaagaagacccAGTTGAGTCAGGAAATCGACAGCGCGAGAGATAAGAATCACTCTGCGGCGCGTGATGCCGATTTGACGCGGCGTCGCATTCAGCAGGAGATCATTGACGGCGCTCATGTTATTTGCGCAACGCTCAGCGGTAGTGGTCATGAGATGTTCCAGAACCTGAGCATTGAGTTTGAAACGGTCGTCATCGATGAAGCGGCGCAGTCGATTGAATTAAGCGCCCTTATCCCTCTCAAGTACGGCTGCTCTAAGTGTATCCTTGTCGGAGACCCCAAACAGCTGCCACCCACCGTTTTGTCCAAGGTTGCTTCTCGGTTCCAGTACGAGCAGAGTTTATTCGTCAGAATGCAAGCCAATCATCCCCAGGACGTGCATCTGCTGGATACGCAGTACCGTATGCATCCGGAAATCAGCGCCTTCCCCAGCTCTGCGTTCTACGACGGAAAACTTCAGGATGGACCTAACATGGGACCATTACGTGCCCGACCATGGCATCAGAGTGAATTGCTCACGCCGTACCGGTTCTTCGATGTCCAGGGTCTTCATCAAAGTGCTGCAAAGGGTCATTCGCTGATTAACGTTGCAGAGCTTCAGGTGGCCATGCAACTTTATGAGCGTTTGGTGACGGATTTCCGGGCTTTCGACTTTGCCGGAAAGATTGGTATCATCACACCGTATAAGGGTCAGTTGAGGGAAATGAAGACGCGGTTCGCTGCCAGATATGGAAATGAGATTTTCAATATCGTCGACTTCAACACCACCGACGCTTTCCAGGGTCGAGAAAGCGAGGTTATTATCTTTTCGTGTGTGCGCGCTTCGAACAAAGGTATTGGTTTCCTGTCCGATATTCGACGTATGAACGTCGGTTTGACGCGTGCCAAATCATCGCTTTGGGTCCTGGGTAATTCGCAATCTCTTCTCCAGGGCGAGTTCTGGAATAAGCTCATTACGAACGCTCGATCGAGAAATGTCTACACCGACGGTGATGTGTTGAAGCTCCTCGCGCGGCCGCAATTTACGGGCTACAAGAATGTGGAGATGGTCGATGTTGACGCGCCAGAGCCACTGGTACCCTCGCGGGCTTCCTCGGCGGCATCCGTATCACGACCATCGTCTGTTTCTCTAGGAAATCTTCCCTTTGAATCACCGTCGCATTCTGTATCTGCGTCTGCCAAGGGTACCCCACCGGCTCCGTTGCCTGAGGGCCCGTCAGGGGGTGCAAATGGATTGGACGACAACCGGATGTGTGGCTACTGCGGTAGCTTCGAGCATATGACACCCCACTGCGACAATATCGATGCCAAGGAGGCTTCTCGGGGCACGTGCTACAGATGCCAGGCCTCTGGACACCGACGGTACGATTGCACGGTGGAGCGCTGCACCGAATGCGGGAGATGCGGGCACCTTGCCAGTGCATGCCCATCTCCGAACTCCTTGtccaagaaggagaaggcacGGATTTCGCGGGAAGAGTATAGCCATGCCCAGATCCAGAAGCAGAAGTCGCAGCGCCAGCGACAAAAGCAGCTTGGTGGACATGATCCCAAAATCCCGGTTATTCAAACATCGAATCCGCCAGAAAATAAGAAACTCCAACCATCTTCGAAGGACGATCATAGCGGAGGGGAGAAACGGAAACGTCCTGAGTCGCCAACGTCAGATAACAAAGCTGCACGGCCGCGGAAGTCGAAAGAAGGTGCACCACCAAATGTGCCCAGAGGACCAAGGCATCGGCTTGATGCTAATGTTCCTACGAACACGGGG GACCTGGTCAAGCCATCGCGGGACGGGCCAGCGTATGGTCCCATTGAACGGGCTCCTAGTGGTCCAGCGGAT CTCCCTCCACGGCCTCCACAAAGACCACCAGGCGTTAGACCGCCGCCTGTGATGcgcaaaaagaaagaagcggATCCATTCATCCGACCGAAACGGAGATGA
- a CDS encoding uncharacterized protein (COG:S;~EggNog:ENOG410PZVV): protein MRHWNDLHESLAAPSPIVPTGPPLSSKHHQKHFHYTMSSKQQLPFSANSTLPLPYSGETEEHSHIKTDQDVAELVHCLQTQAASASSPPGSLSSNSPPPTTTGAREMFKAGHRRLRQLAQRQKKDAADPETKAEEDRQQLSALQREGLLPASAVKKSHAKKGSVDSTSQTSCKSSSRRDVERIGQPWLADPLERCMADPLMSSGRVASMDLSHLNSSTNSAVAQEPGAKYKSALPFQPLTLPDFIASGRRDSAQQALDGFLEHAGKTSPADNASPSNDTNKESNPANTSETNTTQEQKKPENTDSTAKAKPAPKNTLKLFPDPVPPRLSSKTALRLSKVPPANGLQRAQQKLPTLNEISKSALPSPTAQHARDRPPKEPRSAPAATSQFIGVEREKAENAEQSSNDKNTPRYSALPMNAINAFPLPAPTRPLPSLPENAAADAKVPRKSQPIRNVSSPVPDSSNRQTETARQPPNQPPKCATPEPAQERNRAGAPARRVKEMAQYLDVAASGETEKRSRSLDVARPEEPKDHAKQNVRRSMEVTQWVHRDAVPGPLPTPPPESHARSSGRSVPTSPKLKHSEPTLGPAFREGQIQRSNSYREPIRNEKVSSDQHDDLRSEYPIPSSDEEGIARNPWSSRAQKKRRRAKPQKPVDPAQSTQRIPRIEKPAQRESMSPPNNRSSRSFGRSSPLSQYSQCTYHSHDSSAISILEGRIAQLERQNKILQAALLAALDVGNKGSTESLLSGTVASLLSAPSVSSKTSPASSYDERTEKSKRRETWLDTSSRRSSVSSAGEDMDFGWLSDKSSVGDSLRVP from the coding sequence ATGCGGCATTGGAACGACTTGCACGAGAGCTTAGCTGCACCCAGCCCGATTGTGCCAACCGGTCCGCCGTTGTCGTCGAAACATCACCAGAAACACTTCCATTACACAATGTCTTCCAAACAACAACTTCCGTTCTCTGCAAACAGCACGCTGCCCCTTCCATACTCGGGTGAGACTGAAGAGCACAGCCATATTAAGACTGACCAGGACGTGGCAGAGTTGGTGCATTGTCTTCAGACTCaggctgcttctgcttcttcaccACCTGGTTCGCTCTCTTCGAACTCGCCACCACCTACCACCACCGGTGCTCGCGAGATGTTCAAAGCTGGACACCGTCGTCTTCGACAATTGGCCCAGCGCCAGAAGAAAGACGCCGCCGACCCCGAGACAAAAGCCGAAGAGGACAGACAGCAGCTCTCCGCCCTGCAACGGGAGGGTCTCCTGCCTGCATCCGCTGTCAAAAAGTCCCATGCAAAGAAGGGGAGTGTTGATTCCACGTCACAGACCAGCTGCAAGTCGAGTTCGCGGCGTGATGTCGAACGCATCGGGCAGCCGTGGCTGGCTGATCCGCTTGAGAGGTGCATGGCTGATCCGCTCATGTCGTCGGGCCGTGTTGCTTCGATGGATTTGAGTCACTTGAATTCGTCCACAAATAGTGCTGTGGCTCAGGAGCCGGGGGCAAAGTATAAGTCGGCACTGCCGTTTCAGCCGTTGACGTTGCCGGATTTTATCGCCAGTGGTAGACGGGATTCTGCGCAGCAGGCACTTGATGGTTTCCTCGAGCATGCTGGTAAAACGTCGCCAGCAGACAATGCCTCTCCTTCCAACGATACGAACAAAGAGTCCAATCCCGCCAACACATCCGAGACCAACACAACCCAGGAGCAAAAGAAACCTGAGAACACCGACTCAACTGCAAAAGCCAAACCTGCCCCCAAAAACACGCTCAAGCTCTTCCCTGACCCCGTCCCGCCGCGACTATCGAGTAAAACAGCATTGCGGTTATCGAAGGTCCCACCAGCAAACGGCCTCCAGCGCGCACAGCAGAAACTCCCGACATTGAACGAGATTTCGAAATCAGCGTTACCGTCTCCCACCGCACAACACGCCAGAGATCGTCCTCCAAAAGAGCCCAGGTCGGCTCCGGCAGCCACCAGTCAGTTCATCGGTGTCGAGCGAGAGAAGGCGGAGAACGCAGAACAGTCGTCCAACGACAAGAACACGCCTCGGTACTCGGCTTTGCCTATGAATGCTATCAATGCGTTTCCTCTGCCTGCGCCCACGAGGCCTTTGCCTTCGTTGCCCGAGAATGCCGCAGCTGATGCAAAGGTACCCAGGAAGAGCCAACCCATTCGGAATGTGTCCAGCCCTGTTCCAGATAGCTCGAATCGACAGACAGAAACTGCTCGCCAACCGCCAAACCAGCCACCGAAATGCGCAACACCTGAGCCGGCTCAGGAGCGCAACCGTGCGGGAGCCCCTGCACGCAGGGTGAAGGAAATGGCACAGTATCTTGACGTGGCTGCTTCGGGGGAGACCGAGAAGAGGTCGCGATCGTTGGATGTTGCTCGTCCGGAGGAACCGAAAGATCATGCGAAACAGAATGTCAGGCGCAGCATGGAGGTCACCCAGTGGGTTCATAGGGACGCTGTGCCAGGCCCTCTGCCTACTCCACCACCAGAGTCCCATGCACGCTCTAGTGGTAGGTCTGTGCCTACGAGCCCGAAGCTAAAGCACAGCGAGCCAACGTTGGGGCCTGCGTTCCGCGAAGGTCAGATCCagcgaagcaacagctacCGGGAGCCGATTCGGAACGAGAAGGTGAGCAGCGATCAACACGACGACCTCCGCTCCGAATACCCCATCCCGTCCTCAGACGAAGAAGGTATCGCCCGCAATCCCTGGTCAAGCCGGGCACAGAAGAAGCGCCGACGAGCAAAGCCGCAAAAACCAGTTGACCCCGCCCAGTCAACGCAGCGAATTCCTCGCATTGAAAAGCCCGCACAACGTGAGTCCATGTCGCCGCCGAACAACCGCAGCAGTCGCAGCTTTGGCAGGTCGTCGCCCCTGTCGCAGTACTCCCAGTGCACATATCACTCTCACGACTCGAGCGCCATAAGCATCCTCGAGGGACGCATTGCACAGCTCGAGCGTCAGAACAAGATCCTTCAAGCCGCTCTTCTGGCGGCCCTGGACGTCGGCAACAAAGGAAGCACCGAGAGTCTTCTCAGCGGAACAGTCGCATCGTTGCTTTCTGCACCGTCAGTTTCGTCCAAGACGTCGCCGGCTTCGAGCTATGACGAGCGAACGGAGAAGTCGAAGCGGAGGGAGACTTGGCTCGATACCAGCAGCAGACGCAGTAGCGTGAGTTCCGCTGGGGAGGATATGGATTTTGGATGGTTGTCGGATAAGTcgagtgttggggattcacTCAGAGTGCCATAA
- a CDS encoding uncharacterized protein (COG:S;~EggNog:ENOG410PQRF), with amino-acid sequence MAQQTVIPQHVTALLSHLTSRPGVQSTFILSRKDGSIIQSTGLLAADLERRNSQNTALPPQVISPLNETAPTSTATPTSPSAEQQRSEEQEQPEGQSQKQAQPEGRGEEQGQQEQQAHEQKQPYKPTHAEALAAHIFAFVSSASDLSMSLSHPPEDHDSKPSRNGLNHEALTNGIASPREEGDEGQEKEEDDEVKLLRLRTKKHEIVVVPDRKYLLCVVHDAAHMAGGRAT; translated from the exons ATGGCACAACAAACAGTG ATCCCTCAACATGTAACCGCCCTCCTCTCCCATCTCACCTCGCGCCCCGGCGTCCAATCGACTTTCATCCTCTCCCGCAAAGACGGTTCGATAATCCAGAGTACCGGGTTACTAGCGGCGGATTTGGAAAGGAGGAATAGTCAGAATACGGCGTTACCCCCACAGGTGATATCACCTTTGAATGAGACCGCGCCTACGTCTACTGCTACTCCGACGTCGCCCTCCGCCGAGCAGCAGCGATcggaagaacaagaacaacCAGAGGGACAGAGTCAGAAGCAGGCGCAACCAGAGGGACGCGGAGAAGAGCAAGGACAACAAGAGCAGCAGGCACACGAGCAAAAACAACCATACAAACCAACCCACGCCGAAGCACTGGCAGCGCATATCTTTGCTTTTGTATCTAGCGCATCAGACCTGAGCATGTCGCTTTCTCACCCGCCGGAGGATCATGACTCGAAACCGAGCCGTAACGGATTGAATCACGAAGCCTTGACCAACGGGATCGCCTCGCCTCGCGAAGAAGGCGACGAAGGACaggaaaaggaggaagacgatgaggTGAAGCTGCTCCGGCTGCGGACGAAAAAGCATGAGATCGTGGTCGTGCCAGATAGGAAGTATCTGTTGTGTGTGGTGCATGATGCGGCGCATATGGCTGGGGGGAGAGCTACATGA